The nucleotide sequence TAGGCTGTTCCCAATGAAAATCTATGATGATTTCTTTTATTTTTCTAGGTTGATCATTCATGATCTTTGTCACTTCCCAACTTAACCCATCAAGGCTCACCTTCTCCCTATTTGCCACAATTCCCATAATCGTAACCATACAGCTTCCAAGTGCAGCAGCCACTAGATCCGTTGGAGAAAAAAACTCCCCTTTACCATTATTATCGACAGGAGCATCTGTAATAATATGCTTCCCTGACCGTACATGTTCTGCCTCCGTCCGGATATTTCCGAGATAGGTGCTTTTAATAGTAGCCATAAACCTTTATTTTTATTTATAGTTTGTTAACTTAAACACCAAAATTAGCGTTAAATTTCTTAGGAAATATGGCAAAAGAAACAAAATATCTTTTAACATTACTATTATGGGCCTGTCCCCTTTTCTTAATGGCTCAAAGCCGGGAAGCGGGTGATTATGACTATGATAAAGAAATATTATTTGGGGTCAATAAAAACACTAACGGGGGCCTTATTGGCGGTCTTTACCTCAAAATTGGCTCC is from Echinicola marina and encodes:
- a CDS encoding OsmC family protein yields the protein MATIKSTYLGNIRTEAEHVRSGKHIITDAPVDNNGKGEFFSPTDLVAAALGSCMVTIMGIVANREKVSLDGLSWEVTKIMNDQPRKIKEIIIDFHWEQPNGDNKILQKLKNAARTCPVALSLSEDVKQTVNFNF